In Fragaria vesca subsp. vesca linkage group LG5, FraVesHawaii_1.0, whole genome shotgun sequence, the genomic stretch GTTTCAATTTAATCATTAACACCCTTGTATTTTTCGATTTCATCAGCGGTATCCAATCTATAGAGCTCCATCCAAATTGAAAGTTAGATCCAACGTTGGAAACCACTTTCAAGACAAATAAACATAAATTATATATTTTCTTCAAAATCAATTTAACCTTATTGTGGGTCTTTGACATTGTATTTAACATTAAATCTAGATGCAACTTAAAAAATTGGATACGGCTGATGAAACTAAAAAATATACGGGTGATACTAATTAAATTGAAACTAAACATCGTTGGTGAGTCCTTTTGTGGTGATAGAGTTGGATGGGGATACCTTTAAAATTATGGTGAATTATCTAATTCTAGATTAGGCGGTAAGATGCAATTTTTCACGGAAAAGTGATGGTAGTGATGTAGTGGGTGAGGAGATTGAAGAATAAATGAGGGGAGAGAGAGAGAGAGAGAGATTGTGTACGAAAAAACAAGACGAATTACAGGTAATCTACTTCAAAGTTGAGGAAAGCTCTAGTAAAAACTGTAAAATAGATGCTCAGGAAAGGGCTCATATGTTCTCTATCAAATTATTGCTACAAAATGTTGGTGAAATTACAAGAAAAATTATAATTTCAAATAATAGAAGCTTGTTGACAATAGGCTGAGACGCGGGTATCTCGCTCTCTTTAAGGAGATTCAAGCCCTCTGCGGAATAACACCGGTGCACCAAACTCTTGACTTGTCCCCTCTAGGATACAACAGTCCAACAACAAGTTGTATGACTCACACCAATCGGCACAAATTGGAGGAACTCAAAGCTCCACCACAAGAACACTTTTCTTTGGCCGACTAAAAAACACAATGACACCTTGGGGAATTTTGATGGAAAGTTGATGGGTGAATACGTAGTTGTAATATATGTGGTGTATATCTTCATGCAACAAATGGTGGTATATATAGGCTTATAGGACACTCCTTATGATTAATAGGTAATAACCAACAGTCATAGGTTACAAGAAATAAAAGCAAATAAATCAAGTAACCACCATGAGTTACACAAATAAATGTAAAACTGTTTTTTTTAAATAAAAACTAAAAGAAACACCCAAATAAATTCAAAAATAAATTATAATATTAAAATGCAACAACACTAAACACAATATATATACAAACGAATAGGTGTGCTCAAGTGAGGGATAACTTTAATTAAAAGACAACAAGGGACAAATGCATCTCAAACACATGTTTTACACGTAAAAGTATAACTTATAACTACACAAAATTATGAATTTATTCTCATTCCTAAAAAAATTATGTATTTATTTCCAGCCGTCATATTCATTTGCCCCTTCACATTCCCTCAAAAACTATCCTTTAGGTGAACAAGCCTATACAAATGGATGCGTGTGGCCATTTATATTTGGAATGAGTGTCGAATTGTAGGTAGTGTAGCAGCTTCGGACTATGGATGATATTGCCAACTAGTGAAAGAAGTCAATAAATCAAGATGATGTAATAATAACAAACACACTAATATTATAGTATCACCAACGATGTATCGATCATCAGTACAAGGCAAGAGACTAGAGTGCTTCAAATAGCACCAAATTGTACAATACACTAATTGATGTACGTATTGATCGACGTGTAATCTAGGTCTCTAGATCATTATTGATACAAAGCTCATAATGTTTTTATTTCCTCACTTTCATTTCCCAATAAGATACATACTTTTCAATTCTAATTAAAAACCAAAGTTGCTTCCTAACAGTGAAATTATATCATCATTTGGTATGGTTAGTGGATATGGGGTATCAGTCGCCACTGGCATAAGGTTAGTGACTCCACTGTTCTCTTCAATCTACATGCCAAAAAAAAAAAAAAATGGTCACCTATAAATGGAAAAAGAAATTACTAGCATGTTTCGAACTGAATAAACTTGAATACGAATATTTTATACCTTGTCTTGAAGATACTTATTTGCAGCAGTCAGTATTCCTTCCTTCAAAACATGAATGTAATTTTGTTGAGAAACAGCAAAAACATTATATGGCAACAAAACAAGTAAGAATATGTTGAAGTACGTCAAAAGTGATCGATCAAACTTTCGAACTTACTGAATTCCTCAACAGTTGAATCTCTTGCAGTAAAATGTCCATCTGTTGTTTATGAACAATATAGGTTTAGAATAAATTTATATATAAATACTTACTCACGTACGTATATAATTCAATTACCTTTGCAGAGCGGACGTGGTAAATCCAAAGTTCGAGATGTTTTTCAAGCACTTGTAGTTCATCCAAAGACATTGTCCCAGCACCTCCTCCGAACATATACCTGCAGTAGTGTTTTCATATAAAGATTTTATTTTTTTCATTCAAATTTTTCTTCAATTCCGAAACTAATTAATTATTAATTTCATTATACATTCTGAAAATACTTAGACTAATGAGGTTGGTTATTTATGCTTACCTGAGACCTTTCTGTAGTATTTCAATCTCCTGTTTCAGCAAGTTACACTCTTTTTTTGCATCCTGCATGTACCAATATACAAGATATTATATCTATAAGCATCACTAGTAAACTTCTACAATTTGTCAACATATGACATACGTACATATATAGCACAATAATGCATTACAGATTACATAAAATAGGTTGTTGTGTTTGAGCAAATATTCAAAAACTATTTAGTTGGGTATAGATGACAAATCTTGAAATACTTGTATTTGGGTATAATTTACACTTATTCTCAAAATATTTTAGTTTCAGATCGATCACACTTCATTTATTTATATTCTTGAGATAATTTGTATTTCCTATAGAAGTTACTTTATGCTTGAGTGAATGTCTAGATAATTGACTAGGGTGAAACTTCAAGGCTAAATGGTGTACGTCTACATGCATAAATGGTGTACGTCTACATGCATGCATGCATGTAAACCCTAAACCAGAGACACCTCACGTTTTCCCGCTAAATTTAAAGCTAACGTTAGCTTGTTGTGTTACAAATCCACAATTTGACATGATCTGAAGGCTTTTACATACATAAACCTGACTTAGCTAGGTTGATCAATTGATCAACTATATCAAAACAACTAAACTAACGAAGAGATTATTGATCTGGAACTCTAAAAGCTATAACAATCGCAACACTCGCACTGAAATTTATTTTATATGATTTATGGACAAACCAAGAAACATGGTTGAAAATCAAAAGCGAGCAAAAAAGTTTGATGCATGATCTGACAGGTACACAATAGATTCTCATAATCAAGTTTTTAACTGTGGAAATGTGATTCTGGTAACAGGTGTGTTGATTTCATGATCCAAAGTGTTTTGATCTAGAAAGATTATTGGTGACTATGTCTTCTCTTTCTAGTTTGGCGAATAAGCGTGCATTAAACTCACTTCTCTAGTCTTGCAAGAAGTAATTGCTTAGTAGAACTAGCATCTGATGCTACCTGCACTACCTTTCTAAATAAACAATATTGCCTTTTTTACTTATCAACATTCGTTTGATACTTGTTTAGTCTTGATACAACAGTACTTTCCAACATATATGCAATATGTATATAAAATAAAACTAAAAGCAAAAGGTAGTGAAAGAGCTGGGAGAGATTGATATATTGTACCAGAGTCTGGGTTTCCATGACAGGTTCAGCCTGAGGTACTCGAGCAGGCTTCGTTTTCATGTACCTTTCAATAAGCCCTTGCATGGATCTAGCATGGTATTTACAAACCAAATAAGTTCACGTACAAGAATCAATGCATGGTCCTAACAATGACAAATATTAGTAACAGAGAGATAGATAGATATATACCCTTTGGTGGCTAGTTCAAAGAGCTTTCCATGGGAAGAGTAAATCAGAACTCCAATATCTGCATCACACAGCACAGAAAGCTCCTTAGCCTTCTTCAAGAGCCCTGCTCGACGCTTGCAGAAGGTAACTTGTCGGTGCACCGGGTTCTCGATCTTCTTCATCTGAACCTTTCCACGAGCCATATCAATTGGTTGATCCAACAAAAGCTGTAGTTACCAGCTAGCTAGCTACTTGTCCTTACAACCTAGCTAATTACTGAGTATATGGTAACTGGTTTGATTGATTTGTTGGCTGGATTTTCTGTGCAGCCAACCTCCCACTAGTTTGAACTAGCTTCGAGGTTGTTGCAGACCTTTTTTTGTGAGAACAAACTTCTCTGAGAGCTTAACTGCCTCTTAAGTATGAAGAGCTAATCGATTTGTGCTTATATACCTCTTCTGGATTCCCTTCTATCTCTTCTCAACCCCTGTAAGAATATATACTTAGTGATTGGAACCTACTTTTACAAGTCACTAAGCTTTGTATAACGATTAGTTAAGCTTAACTTGATCTTAGTGTGCACCCATTAATTAATCATATGCCACCTATATATTTATCGATTATACAATGCTATTCCACTAATTCAGAAGTTTAGTTAATGGCAACGTCGTATTACGTC encodes the following:
- the LOC101299682 gene encoding agamous-like MADS-box protein AGL12-like, which gives rise to MARGKVQMKKIENPVHRQVTFCKRRAGLLKKAKELSVLCDADIGVLIYSSHGKLFELATKGSMQGLIERYMKTKPARVPQAEPVMETQTLDAKKECNLLKQEIEILQKGLRYMFGGGAGTMSLDELQVLEKHLELWIYHVRSAKMDILLQEIQLLRNSEGILTAANKYLQDKIEENSGVTNLMPVATDTPYPLTIPNDDIISLLGSNFGF